The region CTGGGGCTGGGTGAGCTGTTCACGCGCTTTCCGCTTCTGCATCAGGTTCTGAAAGGGCTGGGTGCCGCCTATCTGTTATGGCTGGCATGGAAGATAGCCAATGCCTCGTCGGTCAGCGGAGACAAGCAGGCGGCAAAGCCGTTCGGTTTCTTTCAGGCGGCGGGTTTTCAATGGGTCAATCCCAAAGCCTGGATCATGGCCATCAGCGCCATTGCCGCCTTTGCCACACTGGAAGCCAGCTTTGCCGGGCAGGTGATGATGATTGCGCTGGTCTTCGGGCTGGTGGGCATCCCCTCGGTGATCATCTGGGCAGCGTTTGGAACCGGCATCCGCCGCTATCTCAAGTCAGATCGCCACCTGCGGCTTTTCAATCGCACCATGGCCCTTCTTCTGGTGGCCTCCCTGATACCGGCTTTCTGGCCCTGAAGTGTACGTCATGTCGCTTGCAATCTCCCGCCCGGGTGCCCAAGATGGGGGCCGGGTTGGGGGAGTAAGCATCCATGGATGATGGTTTAGGCCAGGAGTTGGAAAAGCGGCTGAGCGGGCTGGATGAAGACCAGCTCAGGGTGCTGGCAACCCGCATGTCCCTCCGCTGTATCCCCCT is a window of Coralliovum pocilloporae DNA encoding:
- a CDS encoding LysE family translocator, whose amino-acid sequence is MFDAVFLAPLFLFAFTASATPGPNVLMLAASGVNFGFRRTVPHMAGIVIGFPVMIVAVGLGLGELFTRFPLLHQVLKGLGAAYLLWLAWKIANASSVSGDKQAAKPFGFFQAAGFQWVNPKAWIMAISAIAAFATLEASFAGQVMMIALVFGLVGIPSVIIWAAFGTGIRRYLKSDRHLRLFNRTMALLLVASLIPAFWP